The Ovis canadensis isolate MfBH-ARS-UI-01 breed Bighorn chromosome 18, ARS-UI_OviCan_v2, whole genome shotgun sequence genome has a segment encoding these proteins:
- the LOC138423709 gene encoding large ribosomal subunit protein eL15-like, which translates to MGAYKYIQELWRKKQSDVMRFLLRVRCWQYRQLSALHRAPRPTRPDKARRLGYKAKQGYVIYRIRVRRGGRKHPVPKGATYGKPVHHGVNQLKFARSLQSVAEERAGRHCGALRVLNSYWVGEDSTYKFFEVILIDPFHKAIRRNPDTQWITRPVHKHREMRGLTSAGRKSRGLGKGHKFHHTIGGSRRAAWRRRNTLQLHRYR; encoded by the coding sequence ATGGGCGCCTACAAGTACATCCAGGAGCTGTGGAGGAAGAAGCAGTCGGACGTGATGCGCTTCCTGCTGCGGGTGCGCTGCTGGCAGTACCGCCAGCTCTCGGCGCTGCACCGCGCCCCGCGCCCCACCCGGCCCGACAAGGCGCGCAGGCTGGGCTACAAGGCCAAACAAGGCTATGTCATATACCGGATCCGTGTGCGCCGCGGGGGCCGCAAACACCCAGTTCCTAAAGGTGCCACCTACGGCAAGCCTGTGCACCATGGTGTCAACCAGCTCAAGTTCGCTCGAAGCCTGCAGTCGGTTGCGGAGGAGCGCGCTGGCCGCCACTGTGGGGCCCTGAGGGTCCTGAATTCCTACTGGGTTGGTGAAGATTCTACGTACAAATTCTTCGAGGTTATCCTCATTGATCCATTCCATAAAGCTATCAGGAGAAACCCTGACACCCAGTGGATCACCAGACCAGTTCACAAGCACCGGGAGATGCGGGGGCTGACGTCCGCAGGCAGAAAGAGCCGCGGCCTGGGCAAAGGCCACAAGTTCCACCACACTATCGGTGGCTCTCGCCGAGCAGCGTGGAGAAGGCGCAATACTCTCCAGCTCCACCGCTACCGCTAA